The Candidatus Rubidus massiliensis DNA segment AAGCGAAGCTAAAAAAAGAATTTCAGCCATTGGTAGATGCTTTAAATCGAATTAAAATCCATTTAGATAATAATAAACCTGTTCGAACGCTAGAATTTACAGCAGAAGAAAAAGAATTGTTAAAAATTTATCCCTTCTTAACAGCCAAAAAAGTTCTTTACGTAGCTAACGTGTCAGAAAATGATTTGCCTCAAATGGAAAATGCTTATGTGCAAAAGGTAAGAGAATACGCTCATGCTGAAGGAAATAGTGTAGTTACTATTTGTGGGAAAATTGAAGAAGAAATTGCTCAACTTGATCAAACGGAAAGACAAGAATATCTGGAAAGTTTAGGTCTGGAAGAATCTGGCTTACAAAGGCTAATAAAGGCTTCTTTTCACATGCTTGATCTTATCACCTATTTAACTACAGGTGAAATGGAAACCAGAGCTTGGACTATTAATAAAGGCACTAAAGCACCAGAAGCCGCTGGAAAAATTCACTCTGATTTAGAACGAGGTTTTATTCGAGCCGACGTTGTTGCTTTTGAAGATATGAAAAAATATGGTAGTCGAACTTTAGCTAAAGAAGCTGGAAAGGCTCGCATGGAAGGCAAAGAATATATTGTTAAAGATGGCGATGTCATCGAATTCTTGCATAATTAATTTAAGGTTATATGAGCGATAAAATACAACTATTTGCTACATGTTCATCAGGTCTTGAAGACGTTTTGATGGAAGAACTTAGAGAACTTGGATATGACGATTTAACCTCAAGCTTTCGTGGAGTCTATATCTTTACAAAAAAAATAGAAGATATATACCGGATTAATTATTGTTCGAGGATTGCTGGAAGAGTTCTTTTTCCTTTACGAAAATTTAAAATTCGTAGAACTGAAGATCTTTATAATGAAGTCTTACAGATACAATGGGACAAATATTTTACAAAGCCAAACTACACTTTAGCAATCGATGCTAATGTCTCCAATCCTTTATTTAAGAATAGCTTATATGCTGCACAAGTAACTAAAGATGCTATTTGTGATCAATTGCGGCAAAAATTTGGTTTTCGTCCAAGTGTTAACACTGAAAATCCAACCATTCAGCTAAACTTATTTATCTATAATAACCAAGCTGTGTTGAGTTTTGATACTTCAGGTACACCCTTATTTAAAAGAGGGTACAGGATTGAAACGGTTGCCGCTCCGATACAAGAATCTTTAGCGGCCGCTCTCTTAAGAATGGCTAAATACCAAGGAACAGAAATTTTATGCGATCCCTGTTGTGGATCGGGAACATTTCTCATTGAAGCTTTAATGATAGCTTCTAAAATCCCAGCTGGTTTTTACCGAACGAATTGGGGTTTTTATCATTTACCGTTCTTTTCATCAAGCGCTTGGGCAAAAATTAAAGTTGCAGAAGATAGCAAACGAATTTCATTGCCTCCAGGACATTTTTTGGGAATAGACCAGAATAAGAATGCTGTTAGAATTGCCAAAACAAATCTTAGAGCGGCTGGTTTTTTAAAAGAAGTGGAAATCTTACAAGGAAATTTTGCCAACGTTGAATTACCTTTTAACCCAAATTTTGTCATTACAAACCCACCTCATGGTATTCGTTTAGATGAAGTGGATTCTTTAAAGCCTCTCTATAGAGCCTTAGGTGATTTTTTTAAAAGAAAAATGGAAAAACCGGGTAAAGCCTTTATTTTTACAGGATCGTTAGATTTATCCAAAGAAGTTGGCTTAGCTGCAGATAAAAGAAATGTGATTAAAAATAGCAACATTGAATCTAGATTTTTAGAATTTACTATTTATTAAGATCTATTTTGCCATTCTTAATGGCAATTTGACTTGTCTAACTTATGCAAATAATAATTGTTTTCAATCAGTTATTAAAAGAAGTTTGCCAAAAGTGATGAATAGCATAGATCAAGTAAACTAAAAATCTATGCTATTCTTGAATCAAAAATGATACTTTTTTAAATTCTTCTTACAGCAGCCGTTGAAGCGACTCCTTGAAGAGTAGTTGAGCCAGATATTATAAATGGTGTGATAAAAAAAATAGCTGTAGCGCCTCTTGGTACAATATTATTATATTTAAATACAGGCGTAGAAAATCTTGTCTCCCTTAAAGGAACATTTCCAACAATAACTTGTTGGCTTCCAGGAGAAGTCAATCTAATTTCAAAAAAGCTTGCAGTAGATATTAGCTGCGGCCCTGTAAAAACATAACGATCCCATCGCAAATCATAGACTTCTTCTCGATTATCTATAAATCTATTAGTAACAATCGTAGCTGCAAAGCCTGTGACTCTTGGTACTGCTTGCATGGGGGTGTTTTTAATTAAGTCTTGTTTATCGTAAGTTACTTGTAGAGTTTCATTATTCAAATAGTCAAACTGAATATTCTCTATCTCTTTTTTTTCGTTTGTATCCTCAATTAATTCATGTTTCAAATCATAACCATCCCAGGAGTATAAATAAACTTTAGTTGTATCTTTTTCTTCCGTTACAACTAATGCATCCATTGTATTGGTGTAAGGGTTAGTGGAATAACTATAGTCCACAAGATTTGGAACATTTTCGAGTAATTCTTCTAAGCGGTTAATTTCCTGTGCTTGTAATGCAGGAAAGAAAAGTAAAATTGAGAAAAAAAAATTTATAAAGTTCATAATCCTCACAAGTTAACGAAATTTAAAATTGAATAGCTAAAGTCGTGCTAGTAGGTCCTCTAATTGATGTATTTCCTAATACAAGAACTGGGGTTATAGCAAAAATCGCTCTATCACCTCTTCTTATAACATTGCGTATAGAATCTAAGGGTATTAGCAATCTAGTCATATTGGATTTAACATTTTTAACAAATATGAAATTATTTGGTTGAGAAGTTGTCGCCACACTTATTTCAAAATAACTCTGCTCAGAATTATAAGGACGAGGAATGAAATATGAATTCCAACGAAGTCTAAAGATCGGAGCTTTATAATCAGGAAACACATTTTCTACTAATACAGCATTAAAGCCTCGAATAGCTGGTATAGATTGAGCATTAAAAGGATTGTGTTTTTTGAAAGAGCAATCCATAGCTCTCAAAGGATTAATGGCAAAAAAGGTTAGCAAAATTAGAAAAAAGAATTTTTTCATACTAAGGCCTGTTTACAATTGTTTGAGAGGAGGGACCAGCAATTGGAGAGGCTGTGTTATTGAACACTATAAATGGTGTGATAGTTAAGATTGAGTATTGTCCTGGACGAATAAAAGCTGAATTAAAAGGAGCTTCAAAACTTCTATTTCTAATAGAAGTTCTTCCTAAAAGAGCTCGTTGATTAGGATTTGCTGAAGAGGCTACTCTTAATTCAAAATAACTTCTTCTCAAGTCAGCATCAACTGGTGGTGTGTAATTCCAATGTAGAACATATTCATCAACGTAGAAATTTGCAAAACGATTCGCTTGAATTCTACCTGTAAAGTTAGTAACACTTGGAATTGCCTGCATTTGAGGATAAAATAGAGCTTCACAATTTCCCATAAATAAAAGTGTAAAGAGAAATAAGATCAGAAAAGATTTGTTATGTAATTTCATTTGCTTTTTAATTTCCTTTATTAAAACAAAAATATTTTAAAAATTACTAATAAAGAAAAAATTTATAAAAAGCTATAGCAAATGCATACATTTGTTAACCAAATTTAACAACAATCGTATACGAATTATTGTTATCCTCTAGAAGGATTAAATCAGTATCTAATTTTTTGTCATTTATAAAAATTGTAAATGGGCTATTTTCTTCCCTTTGATAATGAATGTGATAAGTAGCTTTTTTATGTTTGAGGGTCAATTTTACATGATTCCAACTAAGAGGTATTTGTGGAGAAAGTTTTAATTTACCCTCTTCGAACTTTAAACCAAAAATTTCTTCAATCCAAGCACGATAAATTACACCTGCAGACCCTGTATACCAGCTCCAACCTCCTCGACCAACAGCATTGTTTAAAGAATAGATGTCTCCTGGTAGTACGTAAGGTTCAATTTTATATAAATTGATTTGTTCTTTAGACAATGTTCTAAGAATTGGGTTTAATAAGTTTAAAATTTCTAAAGATTTTTCAGAATTACCCATTCTGGCATAAGCCGCAGCTACCCATCCGGCAGCATGGGTGTATTGCCCCCCATTTTCCCTAACACCTGGGGGATAGCCCATTATATAGCCAGGATTTGGTTCTGATTTATCAAAAGGGGGGGTGAATAGCAAAATTAAACGTTCATTATATTTAACTAAGAACTCCTCTACAGCATTCATGGCAATTTTAGACCTTTCCTTATTGCCTAGATTTGATAAAATGGACCAAGATTGAGGTAAAGAATCAATTTTATCTTCACTATTTTTTGAGGATCCAATGGGCTGACCATTGTCAAAAAATGCTCTCACATACCAATTTCCATCCCAACAATTCTCTTCTAAAGAAGCAATAATTTGTTCCATTGTAGATTTGTAATGTTTGTAAATCCCTTTTTCCCCATATTTTTCAAAGATCGGAAGCATTTCATTTAAAACAGTAGCCAAAAACCACCCTAACCATACGCTTTCACCTTTACCCTCTAATCCTACAGTATTCATTCCATCGTTCCAATCCCCACCACCAATTAGTGGCATTCCATGTTTTCCAAAACGTAAAGATAGATCGATTGCTCTTTTGCAATGATCCAATAGACTACTCTTTTCTTTTGAAAGAGTAGGGGGTAAATAAATTTCATGTTCTGAAGGCTCTAAAACCCTTCCTTCGATAAATGGAATCTCGATATTTAAGATTGAGTAATCACCAGTCACTCGAATGTAAAGAGCTGTAACTAAGGGTAGCCAAAGCAAATCATCTGTTATTCTAGTTCTCACTCCATTACCAGAAGGGGGATGCCACCAATGTTGCACATCACCTTCAATAAATTGTCTCGAGGCTGATAATAAGATTTGTCTTTTTGTAAGTTCTGGATCATGTAAAATTAAAGCGCTCACATCTTGTAATTGATCTCTAAATCCAAAAGCACCACCCGATTGATAAAAGGCTGTTCTTCCCCAAATTCTACAAGAAAGGTTTTGATACATCATCCATCGATTGATAAATATATTCGTTTCAAAACTTGGTGTTTCTACTTGTATAGTAGTTAAAAAGCTATACCACCAATTTGTTGCATTGATAAAAGCTTCTTTAGCTTTTCGTTTCGACCCATATTGATCTATTAACTGTTTTACATCATTTAGATCTGTTCCCTCACCTAATAAGACTACAATTTCAACTTCATCACTTGGGTTTATCTCAATGACAGATTGAATGGCAAAACATGAATCTAAATTAGCTCCAATAGTTCCTCCCAATCGAATTCTTTTAAGGGCAGAGGGTGCGTGAAGACTTCCATTTCTACCAATGAACTCCGTCCTATTTGTTGTGTAAGAGGATACATTTGAATCTATATGTAAAAAAGCAATTCGTTTAGGATAATCGGGATGATATGAGTTTGTGGCTAAAAGGGCTTTTTTATCAACATTCCAATTGGTTACAATAAATTTTTGCGTTTGTTCTTTATTTGTGCCTAAAACAAGATCATTGTAAGCAAAAAGGGATAGTTTTCTTTTACGATTTGAATGATTTTTTAGACGAATGATTTGAATTCTTACTGGAGGTGATGTTGATGTATCATCCTTTAATGGCACAAAAACTTTCATCTCTTGCTCAATGGCATGACTTATGTGTTCATAGATTGTATAACCTTGCCCATGCCTGATACGGTATGCATCTTTTTCTCTGATTGTTCCTGATGTAATAGTCCAAAATACACCTGTTTCTTCGTCTCTTAAATAGATAACATCCGTAATTGGATCTATCAAAGGATCATTAGACCAAGGTGTCAAACGATTACTTTGGCTATTGCCAAACCATGTATTCACAAGGCCTCTTTCTGATGCTAAAAAACCAAATTGAGGATTAGCGACAACATTAATCCAAGGAGCTGGTGTTACAAGATTTCCTGACAAATAAATAATATATTCTTTTCCATCTTGTGAAAATCCACCTATTGAATTAAAACATTTTAATTCTAAAAAGGGTAATGGGGGAGATGGCTCTTCTTTTATCTTCGCATTATAGATTACAGGTTGTGGTAAACTAGCCCCAGGAATTGGTATGGCTAAGTGTTGTCTAATATCTCCTCGCGATGTATTTATAATTAAAGAAGCGCATGTGTAAAGTAAAGTGACATGATCTTCTGCCATTTGATCCAAAAATCTTATAAAAATACCACCAGTCTTATTCAAACCGATATATTGAATATAGGGTTGAACAATTCTATTTAACATATCATTTAAGGTTTGCTCATAGCTTGAATGCTCTTCGTTTAATATGACAAGGTCAACTTTTAATCCATGCAGATGCCAGTAGGTGTGAGCAATTAAAATCTGCTGAATAATTTCTATGTCATAGGTATTGCTAATTGTCGCCAAAACAATGGGAATGTCACCTGAAATACCATGAGCCCACAAACCTGACTGCCCTAAAGTATTTTGACGAATTTTTTCAGGGCTTGCAGCTAGTTGACCACTTGGAAAAATAACTCTGCTGGCTAATTGTTGAAAAAGATGTGCTTGTTCATGACGAATGTGAAGGTGACGTAAAATGATTTCTTCATGGGTCCAAGCCATTTCCTCAGCTCGTTTTACTAACGAAAATTCTTTATATTTTTTTATTAGATTTAAAGCTTCAGATTTACTTTTTGCAACGCCTGTAACAAAAGAAAGTTTATATTTTTTCTTAGATTCAATTATAAATTTGTACTTAATACTAAAAATTGGATCTAAAACAAAACCAACACTATTCGTAAGTTGATTGTTAAGTGCATCCGGATTGCCTAAAGTATTGCCTCTACCGATAAATTTTTCTCGACTTGTTTCAAATGAAAATGGCTGCTCTATTGAATGTTCACAAGAAATTAAATGAAAGCAAAATAAAGGTTCTTCTTTAGCAGATCTAGGTCTTCTAAAAGCTATAAGAGCGTGTAATGGTTCAATGGATTCAGTTTCAATGAACATTTTGTTGAATACAGGGTGGGATAAATCTGCTAAATGAGGAGCCATGGCTAATTCTTGAAAACTTAGTATTTCAAAGGGACGATTTTTTTGAGTATGGTTAGCAAAAGTTAACGTACGAATTTCTACATTATCTTCTGGAGAAACATAGATTTCTGATATAGTTTCAACACCATTATCAAAACGTTTAAATTCAGCCTTATGTGAAGAAAAATTAACAGTGTAATTTTTTGGTAAAATATCAAATGGATGAAAGGTTGGAGAATAAAATGTTTGTAAATCTTTGTCATTTATATAAAAAAATGACCCCCAAGAATCGCGAGTGATATCTGCTCTCCATACGGTAATATCCTTATTTTCAAAACGACTATAACCACCACCAGAATTTGTGATCATGACATTATAGTGACCATTAGATAATAGATGTGTTAATGGATAAGTAGTATTGGGCGTATCGATCAAACTTACTAATGAAGTTTTAGCAATGGAAGATAATTTGGGAAGCTGAGGTTGTATTAGACGTCCTTCTTTGCCTAAAGTTGGTCTTGAAGGTCTTTCGTATAGCAAGGATTCTACAGATTTAATCTTAGGATGGAGGTGAAAAAGTTTTTGTAAACAATTGTCATTTAAAGTGTTTGCTATAGCGCTAATTGACATACCCTGATGGTGTGCCATGTAAGTTCCAATCAAGACACCTTTTCGTCCTTTAGATGTTTTTTCTCTAGAATAATCAATAGCTTCAAAAAAGCCATACTCTCCAAACATGGCTTCTGTTGAACTTAAAAGCCTTAAGTTGTTTGTTGCCGCTATTGGATCTATCATTAAGGCTAGAGCTGAAGAATATGGGGTTACCACTAAATCATTTTCCAATCCTCTTTTTAATCCGAGTCCTGGAACACCAAAAGCGCGATATTGATAAATTTTATGGATGTCTAATCCACTATAAGCAGATTCAGAAATACCCCAAGGAATATTTCGTTTTTTAGCGTAAGTTATTTGACAAAAAACTGCATCTTTACAAGCTATATCTAATAATGAATTTTCAAATTGTTTTGTATAAATGACAGGCATTAAGTATTCAAACATAGTGCCACCCCATGATTGCAAAATAGTCAGGCCATCAAATCTTCCAAAGGGGCGACCAAGTGACCACCAATGTGTAACCGGCGCTTCCCTTTTGGCTATCGCTAAAAATGAGGCAAGTCTAGCTTCGCTTGCAAGTAAATCGTAAAAGGATGTATCCATGCGATGGTCACTTACATGATAACCTATAGAAAAAAGTTTTCTTTCAGAATTAAATAAAAAACTCATGTTCATTTGATTCGAAAGTTTTTCTATACGATCTTTTAATTCATGAATAAATAAAGATTTATGAGCACAACGCTCACAAGAAACTTTATATAGATTTTGTAACTCAGAGTACCATTTGTTTAATTGTTCGATTTGAAGTGAAGGAAACTTTTCAAAAAAATAATTCATCCCCGAATAGGCATTATCTGCTAACTGTACTATGGAAGGGGTGTGTTTTAAATGGATCAAAATCTTTTGTAAGTTTTCATTATTAGCTAACACTTCTAAAAAAATAGTTTTTTTAAAATGGGCACACCAAGGGAGGTAATGTTCAAAAATGATACGCCAATCATTGACTTGTTGTTCAACTTGTCTTGCCCAATAATATATAGCTTGATCGATTGAAGGCTGTAAATCTTTCAATGTGTCTTTAAATTGAGTGGCTAGTGTGTAAACTTCTTCAATTTTGCTATATAAAGCTAAAATATCATTAGAATTATTCGTTTCAAGTTTATTCTGGATCTCATCTATTAATACATAGACTAGATTATTTTCTTGATGATGATGTCTTTTTATTTCATCTTTAAGTAGCCTTAAAGTTGGTTTTAAACGTTCAATACATCTTGAGTCTACTAAAGGTCGTAAAAAATAATCATTTAGGGCTTGTTCAACCATCCATAAAGATCCGAGCATATTTCCGCTATCAACAGTGGAGACATATTTAGGACTTAAAGGTTGAAGAGTTTCTGTATCATACCAATTTAAAGGATGACCTTCATAATGCTCTAATTTTTCAATAGTTCGAATAGTCTTATCGATTCGTTCAATTGCATTAATAGAAGAGATAAAGCCCAGTTCATAACAAGATAAAATGGATGTAAAATACATCCCTATATTTGTGGTTGATGTTCTTTTTGCAACTTCGATGCGCAAATCTTCTTGAAAATTATCTGGAGGGAGCCAATGATTTTGAGGACCTACAAATTCGTCAAAAAAGCGCCATGTTTTTCTAGCTACCTTAAGTAAAAACATTTGATCCGCTTCTGATAATCCAGTTACTTTGGATAGACTTCTCTTTTTGTTTAGTAGATGAGCAATAATTGGTGAAATGATCCAAAGTATAAAAAACGGTAAGTATACTAGGGTTGAAAGGCCAATACTATAAAAAAGTATGCCTAATAAAGTAATAGATAAAAGCGTTATCAAGCTTAGTATAAAATTTTCAAGACTTGGTTTGGATAGGGAAGTGCTATAAAGGGAAGCATTCCAATCTAGTAAATTTTTTTTAGAAATAGTTCTACGATATAATGCTTGCACAATTGCGCTTGTGTTTATCCAAGCCATGTAGGGTAATAAAGAAACATTAAAAACAGTTTTGTATAAACATTTTTTTAAGTCTTCCCAAACTCCAGGCCAATTAATAAGGGGAATTCTCAATATATCGGTAATTTGAAAAAAAATTGGAAGAACAATGACAAAGCCGGCGAAAAGGGCAAAAGAATAACTAATGTTAAAAAATGCACCGCAAAGAATTAGCAAAATTAAACTAAGGCCGAGAAAAGAGCGACGTAAATTATCAAATATTTTCCATCTATTTATTAAAGACAAAGTATTTTGTTTCAAGCCATTAAATGATGGAACTTTTGAAAAAAGCCATTGCGTAATTTGCCAATCACCTCTAACCCACCGTTGATTTCTAGCAGAAAATTCATGAAATGTGTTTGGGAAAGAGTCGTGTAATTCTATATCACTTGCAAAGCCGGTTCCAACATATGCACCTTCTAATAAATCATGACTTAAAATAAGATTTTCAGGAAAACGATTATCTAAAATTTCATTAAATGATTTTACTTCGTAAATTCCTTTTCCATGGTAGACCCCCTCATGAAATAGATCTTGATAAATGTCAGAAACAGCTTTTGTATATGGGTCCGTGCCCGATGGATCTGAATAAATGGTAGAAAAAAAACTTTCATTACCACTTGGGAAACTAGTACTAACTCTTGGCTGGATAATAGTATACCCTCTTTCTAAATTGCCTTCTGGTGAAACATAAGGTTTATTTAAGGGATGGGAAATAGTTTCTATTAAATTTCTTGCTTTTCCCAAAGGAAGTTGCGTATCCGAATCTAAAGTGAGCACATACTTAATTCGAAATAAATTTTTTATTTCCCCAACTTTAATATATTTTTTGAAATTTTCTTCATTATTTGACAAAAGGATTTTGTTAAGCTCTTCTAATTTGCCTCTTTTTCTCTCCCAGGCCATCCAACAATTTTGTCCAGAATTCCACTTTCTTTCTCGATAAAATAAGTAAAAAACGTTGTCATATTTGCTATTCAATTCCTCTATGAGAGAGGAAGCGTAATTTAATTTTTCTGTATCTTCTGTTGTATGTTTTTTGGAAGAATCGGGGTCATCTGCAAATAACGAATAATAAATATTTGGCAGAGGGTTTGATAAAAAACGAATTTCAAGGTTTAATACATCTCTTTTTATCGTTTCGTATGTTGATAAAAGAACTGGAATTACAACAAGTGTCTGACAATCTGTGGGAATTTCTTTTTCGTAATTCATTTTGGGTAAAATGACAGGTTTTAACGAATGAGACAAAATGTAGTGGATTGTTTGAAGAGCAATCTCACTTGATGGAATAATTGCTACAAGAAAAAACAGCCAGAATTGCCAGTTTGTATAATTAAGCCCTGCTATGAAATAGATTAGACCAAGATTTATCATTATGGATAAAGTAGCTATACTTCCAATGTAAAAAAATTGTGTATATTTCTCTAAAAAATTTTTAAAAATTGAAATATAAGTTTGCTTTTGATCAATCGCATTCTTTAACAATTTTATTCCACGATCGATGATATAGTAACCAACGTGCTGTGTTAAAGGTGTAGTGCCTTGTTGACTTAGTAAAACAGCTTGCCTTGCTATTTCAAATTCTGAATAAGATGAAGCTTTAGACAGTTTTTCAACATGATGGCGATATAAATCTTTAGTGCTAAAATCCATTTTAGCATAAACATTTGCAAAATCTTCTCCTAAAATGTTATTAACAACATTTAATTTTTCAAAAACCTCTCGCCAGTCTAATTGTTTTAATCTATGTAAACTAGTAATGCAATTTGCAATAGACGTTTGTTCTACAGTTTGGTCATTTTGCTCTGTTTGTAAAATATTCGAAAGATCGTAACCAATTTTTTTTTCGAACCAATTCTTTACAAGTAGTAAAGCCCCTTCATCGTCATACAAATGATCGACTAATTGACTTGCAAAATATGTCGATGGTTGCGGATGACTCTCAGTTAAAAGGTTCATAAAAAAATATAATTTGTCAGGAGATTTTCTTGTTGCATTAAGCAATCGATCACCCCAGAAGTCGGCTTGTTGAGAATCTTTAAGCCTTTGAATAATAAGGTCTGCTAAGTGTTCAATAGATTCAATTAAGCTTAAGCGTAAAATTAAAGGAAAAGACCAAAGCTCTCCAATTGTTAAGGGGGTATTTTTTTGAAATGATTCAATAAAAGCATTAATATTATCTTTGTCTACATAACCATCTGTCAATAACACAAGTTGAGATGCCATTCCATAAACTCTTGGCAAATTAATATAATTACCATCTTTAAGTAATGGTAATTTTTGATAAAAATTTGATGGAAGATTTCGACTGATATCCTTCATGTGCCCTTTTATTGCATAAGCATTGTCCAAGAGCCACTCAGTTGATAAAAGAATATTGTGTTCTAAGTCTAATGTTTGATTTAAAAAGGAATAAATATCACGTAAATGAGTTTCAGTCTGATTGATTTTTTTTCCTAAATTTTGATAAAAGATATTATCTTTGTTATGAACCGCGCTACTCATTTTTTGGCCTAAATGAAAAGCCTCTTCTGCTAAATAATCTTGTGTTAACGGTTTTTTTGGTAAATGATCAACATTTGAGGTTTGTGGAATGTCAATCGAGTGAGTAACAAGATAACTTGTTATTCCTTTAAATCTTAAGTCTTGGATTAATTGATTAATTTTTTTGTTTTTTTGAGGGTCATTTTCTATAATAACTAAAGTTTCGCCGGGTAAAATTAGTTGCTTACAATATTCTAAAGCAGAGTTGTCTATTTTTTTTCTTAGATAAAACCGTTGAAATAAAAATGCCAAAAAAATAACAAATCCTAAAGTTACACATAAAACAATAAATGTTTCATGAAGAAATTCTTTTTTTAAGGCTGTAAATAAAATAGCTAAATCACTAACAAACAATAAGCTAATGATAGAAATCATCCAGGTTTGCCAAGAACCTAAACTATTGGATATGATGTCGTATTCTTTGTTATTTTTGGCGTGAATTAAAATGGCATGAGAGTCAATATCTCTTAGTTTCTTCATGATATTTGAAGCAATTTCTTTTCTATTAAAAAAAACTAATGCTAAGTTTTTATATTTCATGAAGACCTCTTTAAAGATATGGCATATAGCTTTGAAAGCTATATGCCATTGAATTAATTAGATAATTCCTATTAATTTTAAAATAACGATCAAAGTAATAGGTACACCTAATAGCCATAAAATGATTGGACGTGTCATAAAATTACTTATTTCTTGATTGTAGTTCATTTTTAACTTTGCTAACCCCAGGGATTCTTTTTACTTTTTCTTCGATAACTTTAGCTTCTTGCGAATCATTCACTTGTCCTCTTAAAGTTACCACGCCTTCCTCTGCGA contains these protein-coding regions:
- the ychF gene encoding Ribosome-binding ATPase YchF: MARHLSCGIVGLPNVGKSTLFNALTSNQAPASNYPFCTIDPNVGVVEVIDPRLQFLSDLSKSQKIIYATMEFVDIAGLVAGASKGEGLGNKFLANIRETDAIVHVVRCFDSSDIVHVAGQVDPIQDIEVINLELALADLQMVENVLPRVEKQAKLKKEFQPLVDALNRIKIHLDNNKPVRTLEFTAEEKELLKIYPFLTAKKVLYVANVSENDLPQMENAYVQKVREYAHAEGNSVVTICGKIEEEIAQLDQTERQEYLESLGLEESGLQRLIKASFHMLDLITYLTTGEMETRAWTINKGTKAPEAAGKIHSDLERGFIRADVVAFEDMKKYGSRTLAKEAGKARMEGKEYIVKDGDVIEFLHN
- the rlmL_2 gene encoding Ribosomal RNA large subunit methyltransferase L, with the translated sequence MSDKIQLFATCSSGLEDVLMEELRELGYDDLTSSFRGVYIFTKKIEDIYRINYCSRIAGRVLFPLRKFKIRRTEDLYNEVLQIQWDKYFTKPNYTLAIDANVSNPLFKNSLYAAQVTKDAICDQLRQKFGFRPSVNTENPTIQLNLFIYNNQAVLSFDTSGTPLFKRGYRIETVAAPIQESLAAALLRMAKYQGTEILCDPCCGSGTFLIEALMIASKIPAGFYRTNWGFYHLPFFSSSAWAKIKVAEDSKRISLPPGHFLGIDQNKNAVRIAKTNLRAAGFLKEVEILQGNFANVELPFNPNFVITNPPHGIRLDEVDSLKPLYRALGDFFKRKMEKPGKAFIFTGSLDLSKEVGLAADKRNVIKNSNIESRFLEFTIY